A genomic stretch from Sphingobacterium sp. ML3W includes:
- a CDS encoding oxygenase MpaB family protein → MKKPERYKINTTSFSYYWTKGIGAKLLDKLPNKPNLADADQYIPLLYQYDEACDRLVEHLHLKIGFTKGQQLIRDYLQGKAIESVYDKLISDFMNTLTIEPQWIDWQKLQQGIALSQRSGLTGLIVLRDYCLMGGYESSAINKPLIFTGALKKGAVKRLTETVTFWVDITADQALRKGGIGFEAILLTRCIHSFARLNILKHGDWDTDKWGIPLNTWDMLATNLGFSLVYLIGLKQMKFILLESEINGIMHLWKYIGSLLGIPLDLLPDTEEEAIKALYYWTMTQKEGDQDSIALARALMEEPVHAAYPTSKFGRKLMREVHLYYNNYLLGNYSCNLLGLEKTTIGKIAYFNILKNKKENSQILKDEVRQQQIRKGRKVHEGVKQIYLKYN, encoded by the coding sequence ATGAAAAAACCCGAGCGCTATAAAATTAACACAACCTCCTTTTCCTATTATTGGACCAAGGGTATCGGTGCTAAGTTACTAGATAAGTTGCCCAATAAACCAAATCTGGCTGATGCGGATCAATATATTCCATTGTTATATCAATACGATGAGGCCTGCGACCGACTGGTTGAACATTTACATCTAAAAATTGGCTTTACAAAAGGGCAACAATTGATTCGGGATTACCTGCAGGGCAAAGCTATCGAAAGCGTTTACGATAAACTGATTTCGGATTTTATGAACACCTTGACTATAGAGCCTCAATGGATCGATTGGCAGAAATTACAACAGGGAATTGCGCTCAGTCAGCGCTCAGGATTGACTGGACTCATTGTACTACGTGATTATTGTCTCATGGGTGGTTATGAATCCAGCGCGATCAACAAACCCTTGATTTTTACTGGAGCACTTAAAAAAGGTGCTGTCAAACGCTTAACCGAGACGGTAACATTTTGGGTCGACATCACCGCAGACCAGGCATTACGAAAAGGTGGTATTGGCTTTGAAGCCATTTTATTGACGCGATGTATCCATTCCTTCGCTCGCTTGAATATATTGAAACATGGCGATTGGGACACTGACAAATGGGGTATCCCTTTAAATACGTGGGATATGCTGGCAACAAACTTAGGTTTTTCATTAGTTTATCTAATAGGGCTTAAACAAATGAAATTCATTTTATTAGAAAGCGAAATAAATGGAATTATGCACCTTTGGAAGTATATCGGGAGCTTATTGGGTATTCCATTGGATCTGCTTCCAGACACGGAGGAAGAAGCCATCAAAGCCCTATACTATTGGACCATGACCCAAAAAGAAGGCGATCAGGACAGCATTGCATTAGCCCGGGCCCTTATGGAAGAACCCGTACATGCAGCTTACCCGACAAGCAAGTTTGGCAGAAAATTAATGCGGGAGGTACATTTGTACTATAACAACTATCTCCTAGGAAATTACTCCTGCAACCTATTGGGACTGGAAAAGACAACGATCGGTAAGATTGCCTACTTCAACATTCTTAAAAACAAAAAAGAAAATAGCCAGATCCTAAAGGATGAGGTTAGGCAACAACAAATACGGAAAGGCCGAAAAGTCCATGAGGGAGTCAAACAGATCTATTTGAAATACAACTAG
- the recR gene encoding recombination mediator RecR, which translates to MNFSSKLLENAVAEFGKLPGVGQKTALRLVLHLLKQSDPEVARFTASIDRLKEDIQYCQECFNISDHATCEICGSFKREKSLICVVEDTRDVMAIENTNSYQGVYHVLGGLISPMDGIGPADLKIEGLLNRIQRGGVEEVILALSATMEGDTTIFYLYRKLREFNIKITTIARGIAFGGELEYVDELTLGRSIATRVPYERHVG; encoded by the coding sequence ATGAATTTTTCTTCTAAACTTCTTGAGAACGCGGTTGCGGAATTTGGTAAATTACCGGGTGTGGGACAAAAGACAGCCCTAAGGCTGGTCTTGCATTTATTGAAGCAATCCGATCCCGAGGTGGCCCGTTTTACGGCGTCCATCGACCGTTTGAAAGAAGATATTCAATATTGCCAGGAATGTTTTAATATTTCGGATCATGCGACCTGTGAAATATGTGGATCGTTTAAACGTGAAAAGAGCCTCATCTGCGTGGTGGAAGATACACGTGATGTTATGGCCATTGAAAACACAAATTCTTACCAAGGTGTTTATCATGTATTAGGGGGGCTGATTTCGCCAATGGACGGAATAGGTCCTGCTGACCTTAAAATTGAAGGACTACTCAACCGTATTCAACGAGGTGGTGTTGAGGAGGTTATTTTAGCGCTTTCAGCAACGATGGAAGGGGACACAACCATCTTTTATCTGTACCGGAAATTGCGCGAGTTCAATATCAAGATTACAACAATCGCGCGCGGTATCGCATTTGGAGGTGAATTGGAATATGTCGATGAGCTCACCTTGGGCCGGTCAATCGCAACCAGGGTACCTTACGAGCGTCATGTTGGCTAG
- a CDS encoding TIGR00730 family Rossman fold protein, whose protein sequence is MTKEDKIIRAFENKTWQEIKVKDSWQIFKVMSEFVDGFEKLAKIGPCVSIFGSARTPREHKYYQMAVDIAALLTERGYGIISGGGPGIMEAANKGAYESGGKSVGLNIELPFEQFHNKYIDRDKLLEFKYFFVRKVMFMKYSQGYIVMPGGFGTMDELFEAITLIQTGKIARFPIVLVGSEYWKGLMDWVQNTMLSNKYISEEDLKLYRIVDTAEEAADHIFRFYDKYLLKPNF, encoded by the coding sequence ATTACAAAAGAAGATAAAATTATCCGCGCTTTTGAGAACAAAACATGGCAGGAAATTAAGGTTAAAGATTCATGGCAGATTTTTAAAGTCATGTCAGAATTTGTGGACGGGTTTGAAAAATTGGCTAAAATTGGCCCCTGTGTATCCATATTTGGTTCGGCACGCACACCACGTGAACACAAATATTACCAAATGGCTGTAGATATCGCCGCGCTACTAACTGAACGTGGATATGGTATTATATCTGGAGGTGGCCCGGGGATTATGGAAGCTGCGAATAAAGGTGCTTATGAGTCTGGCGGAAAATCCGTGGGTTTGAATATTGAACTTCCATTTGAACAATTTCACAACAAATATATTGATCGGGATAAACTACTTGAGTTCAAATACTTTTTTGTACGAAAAGTAATGTTTATGAAATACTCCCAAGGTTATATCGTTATGCCTGGTGGCTTTGGAACAATGGATGAACTCTTTGAAGCGATTACCTTGATTCAAACAGGTAAGATTGCCCGCTTCCCAATTGTATTGGTTGGTTCGGAGTACTGGAAAGGCCTTATGGACTGGGTGCAAAATACCATGTTATCAAACAAATATATCAGTGAAGAAGATCTCAAACTTTATCGCATCGTTGATACAGCTGAAGAAGCAGCAGATCATATCTTCCGTTTCTATGATAAATATCTGTTGAAACCAAACTTCTAA
- a CDS encoding RNA polymerase sigma-70 factor: MKDSGSHSDEELILLIQQDDNIAFEALYERYWKKLYYQAARKTDSLEDAQEIVQNIFTSIWLRRQQLHIESNVSSYLAVAVKYKVFKYLAQRYKREAFQQDNDWVDFDNSTEDWLQFEELRARLEQVVSTLPEKCQLVFKLSREQGLTYKQIADELDISVKTVETQLSRALKKIRTGIQRFLITL; the protein is encoded by the coding sequence ATGAAAGATAGTGGGAGCCATTCGGATGAAGAGTTGATTCTATTGATTCAACAGGATGATAATATCGCTTTTGAAGCATTGTATGAGCGCTACTGGAAGAAGCTCTACTATCAGGCTGCCCGAAAAACAGATTCGCTGGAGGATGCACAGGAAATCGTTCAGAATATCTTCACTTCTATTTGGCTCCGAAGACAGCAATTGCATATAGAGAGCAACGTCTCCTCCTATCTCGCTGTCGCTGTGAAATACAAGGTCTTTAAATATCTGGCACAGCGTTATAAACGAGAAGCCTTTCAGCAGGATAATGATTGGGTGGATTTTGATAACTCCACCGAAGATTGGCTTCAATTTGAGGAATTGCGGGCCCGGTTGGAACAAGTTGTCTCAACCTTACCCGAGAAATGCCAGCTTGTTTTCAAACTATCCCGTGAACAAGGACTGACTTACAAACAAATTGCGGATGAACTTGATATCTCCGTGAAGACAGTTGAAACCCAATTAAGTCGTGCCCTAAAAAAAATACGCACTGGTATTCAGCGATTTCTGATTACTTTATAA
- a CDS encoding FecR family protein has product MVDNNQFEIKQLAYKWLQGTCTEEEETYLLQWYKENSEEPLPIPEQIATSEQELKERLFSNIKQQIESSKIKPISRWYKLAGIAAALLLLFGLPLYLVQHTGYEQVTKIATVQKEVHPGTKAAVLTLADGTKIDLSDNKQHILHQDAKVKITTTAEGTVQYQFTAGNSNPGHRTNTIETPIGTEYNIILADGSKVWLNAGSKLTFPETFASNNREVTLSGEAYFEITPDKKKPFYVNADQQIIRVFGTHFNVQSYPNENNRTTLVEGSVQVTQSGRSKMLKPGQAALSRNNNLLVQDVNIEEAIAWKNGFFYFESTPVKEALSAIKRWYNVDIIYKGTNEKRELTGKIKRNSTAQQLIETLNFLDIKCQLKNNKIEVEL; this is encoded by the coding sequence ATGGTTGATAACAATCAATTTGAAATTAAGCAATTAGCTTATAAATGGCTTCAAGGCACCTGTACGGAAGAAGAAGAGACGTATTTACTGCAATGGTATAAAGAAAATAGTGAAGAACCCCTCCCTATTCCCGAGCAAATCGCAACAAGTGAGCAAGAGCTTAAGGAACGTTTATTTTCGAATATCAAACAGCAAATAGAAAGCTCCAAAATCAAACCGATTTCCAGATGGTACAAATTGGCTGGAATTGCTGCTGCATTGTTACTCCTATTTGGACTTCCGCTTTATCTCGTACAGCACACGGGCTATGAGCAAGTAACGAAAATAGCTACAGTTCAAAAAGAGGTTCATCCTGGGACAAAAGCTGCTGTATTAACCTTAGCAGATGGAACCAAAATAGATCTATCCGACAATAAACAGCATATTCTCCATCAAGATGCAAAGGTAAAGATCACGACGACTGCCGAAGGTACGGTTCAATATCAGTTTACAGCCGGTAACAGTAATCCTGGTCATAGAACAAATACCATAGAAACACCGATTGGTACAGAATATAATATCATACTTGCAGATGGCAGTAAGGTATGGTTAAATGCTGGCTCTAAATTGACCTTTCCCGAGACTTTCGCATCCAACAACAGGGAGGTAACATTGTCCGGTGAAGCTTATTTTGAGATTACACCAGACAAGAAAAAACCTTTCTACGTCAATGCAGACCAGCAGATCATCCGGGTTTTCGGAACGCATTTTAATGTACAGTCTTATCCGAATGAGAACAACAGGACCACCCTTGTCGAAGGTTCAGTACAGGTGACACAATCTGGTCGATCCAAGATGTTAAAACCAGGACAGGCTGCACTCAGCAGGAATAACAATTTACTTGTCCAGGACGTGAACATTGAAGAAGCGATAGCCTGGAAAAATGGCTTCTTCTATTTCGAATCTACACCGGTCAAGGAAGCCCTGTCCGCTATAAAACGTTGGTATAATGTGGATATCATCTACAAAGGAACCAATGAAAAACGTGAACTGACCGGAAAAATAAAACGCAACTCCACCGCGCAACAATTGATTGAAACACTCAACTTCCTAGATATTAAATGCCAATTAAAAAACAACAAAATTGAAGTAGAACTCTAA
- a CDS encoding TonB-dependent receptor codes for MYKVTTNHFAHKRAKLFGALLAIQCLATVNNKAIALVSQSKIKLHDKEYTLAKFAREIERQSSYVFLYDNSQINDNQKILIHHTDGSIEEILNDNLKELSYSYKIVNNTIVLKRKIDIAQANNQTVQQLIKGKVVDMDGKPLAGVTIRNIDNGRQAETNSKGEFSIEGAPTQQLSFSSVGYETVNNTISNSNPLTVQLKTANNQLEQIVVIGFGTQKKKDITGAIATMNTKDIEDRPVTQLASAMEGKMAGVEIVKSSGQPQAGFSIRVRGTSTITAGSNPLYILDGVPTENISELNPSDIQSISVLKDAASAAVYGSSGANGVVLITTKRGNNGKTLVNFETYQGFSTIWKRPKVLNAAQYKDLMTEVGETADWSKYSADTNWPDQLFRMGHSQKYQASVRGGDEKTGFYISGSYQKDNGTVITNTVNKVNFKVNLDHQINKIFKVGTSMSYNRWYDVDIPENTRNGVIMNAYLGSPVIGIYGDKGAFTVDPFYTDLDNPVALATGNEHSYVNNRFTGNIFAEANILPELKFKTLFGYEKYNNQYRSFVDPFRTTEGRKYKGMAQLDQQDNQYWMSENTLNYDKTFNEKHHFTGLLGYITTKTQTTGSSISTQNFANPAIHTVNGGSMITRMPTAKDAVITTVSGIAKIGYDYNSTYLFTANLRADASSVFGPNNRWGYFPSFSAGWRISNEGFFEAWKNTVNDLKIRASWGKVGNSQIPAFAYLGLIDVTGSYVIGDQVVPGYTPITLDNPSLKWETTNQTDIGLDASFLNSRLTIAADYYAKKTVGLLLDSRVPYSSGYAKVLRNLGDLQNKGFEFELSSRNFVQDFKWNTTLTFGLNRNKVLNIDGGTYYDGDIDGRGNSTIAKEGLALGTFWGYVAKGVNPETGDMIYQMADPDAGLQTSDMAVIGNATPKFSYGMTNDFSYKNFNLSFFLQGVQGNDILNATRIYTEGMWEPRNQSAAVLNRWSPTNKNSTMPRPDLNTTEDNYNTKISSRFVEKGSYLRLKSLTLGYTIPKQVLEKWKINKLRFYVTGENLLTFTKYSGLDPEVSMYSATNQEAVSSNMSPGIDFGTSPQARTFIVGLNLTF; via the coding sequence ATGTATAAAGTTACAACGAATCATTTTGCGCATAAACGGGCAAAACTATTTGGTGCCCTACTGGCCATCCAGTGCCTAGCGACTGTAAATAACAAGGCTATCGCCTTGGTGAGTCAATCCAAAATTAAATTACATGACAAAGAATATACATTAGCAAAGTTTGCGCGAGAAATCGAACGGCAAAGTTCCTACGTATTTCTTTACGACAATTCTCAGATCAATGACAATCAAAAGATTCTGATCCATCATACGGACGGCTCCATTGAAGAGATTTTGAATGACAACCTAAAAGAACTATCGTATTCGTACAAAATCGTCAACAACACCATCGTATTAAAGAGGAAAATTGATATAGCCCAGGCAAATAATCAGACTGTCCAACAGCTGATCAAAGGGAAAGTTGTTGATATGGACGGAAAACCGCTAGCGGGCGTCACCATCCGAAATATAGATAATGGCCGTCAGGCCGAAACCAACAGTAAAGGCGAGTTTAGTATAGAAGGCGCACCGACACAACAACTAAGCTTTAGTTCTGTAGGTTATGAAACGGTAAATAATACGATCAGCAACAGCAACCCCTTGACGGTTCAACTGAAAACGGCAAATAACCAATTGGAACAGATCGTTGTGATAGGTTTTGGAACTCAGAAGAAGAAAGATATTACTGGAGCGATTGCTACCATGAACACAAAGGATATTGAAGACAGACCGGTAACCCAGTTAGCTAGTGCCATGGAAGGGAAAATGGCTGGAGTAGAAATCGTCAAATCCTCGGGTCAGCCACAGGCTGGTTTCTCTATCCGTGTACGCGGAACGTCGACAATCACGGCCGGTAGCAACCCCTTGTATATTCTGGATGGTGTTCCTACAGAAAATATCTCCGAACTCAACCCTTCAGATATACAGAGCATCTCGGTGTTAAAAGATGCCGCATCCGCAGCTGTCTACGGTTCTTCGGGTGCCAATGGCGTCGTCCTCATTACAACCAAACGGGGGAATAATGGCAAAACATTAGTAAATTTCGAAACTTATCAGGGTTTTTCAACAATCTGGAAAAGACCAAAGGTATTAAATGCTGCGCAATACAAAGATCTGATGACCGAAGTTGGAGAAACAGCCGATTGGTCCAAATATTCAGCCGACACCAATTGGCCAGACCAATTGTTCCGCATGGGGCATAGCCAAAAATATCAGGCCTCTGTACGTGGTGGTGATGAAAAGACCGGGTTTTACATCTCAGGATCGTATCAGAAAGATAATGGTACCGTGATTACAAATACAGTTAACAAAGTCAATTTCAAAGTCAATCTCGATCATCAGATCAACAAGATATTCAAAGTAGGAACGAGCATGTCTTATAACCGCTGGTATGATGTGGATATTCCCGAAAATACACGGAATGGTGTTATTATGAATGCTTATTTAGGTTCCCCAGTGATTGGAATCTACGGTGACAAGGGTGCATTTACCGTAGACCCTTTTTATACAGATCTTGATAATCCTGTTGCATTGGCTACCGGAAATGAACATTCTTATGTCAACAATAGATTTACCGGAAATATCTTTGCTGAGGCGAATATCCTCCCTGAACTAAAATTCAAAACTTTATTTGGCTACGAGAAATACAACAACCAATACCGTAGTTTTGTCGATCCATTTCGTACTACCGAAGGCCGGAAATATAAGGGAATGGCCCAGCTCGACCAGCAGGATAATCAGTATTGGATGTCTGAAAACACCCTAAACTATGATAAGACATTCAATGAAAAACATCACTTCACCGGTTTATTGGGGTATATTACCACCAAAACACAAACAACAGGTTCAAGTATAAGTACGCAGAACTTCGCCAATCCAGCGATCCATACCGTTAATGGCGGATCGATGATTACAAGGATGCCTACTGCAAAGGATGCTGTAATTACGACTGTTTCTGGTATCGCCAAAATCGGTTATGATTATAATAGCACCTATTTATTCACGGCCAATTTAAGAGCAGATGCATCTTCGGTATTTGGCCCCAACAACCGCTGGGGCTATTTCCCTTCCTTTTCAGCAGGCTGGCGCATATCAAATGAGGGTTTCTTCGAAGCCTGGAAAAATACAGTCAACGATTTAAAGATCAGAGCAAGCTGGGGTAAAGTCGGAAACAGCCAGATACCGGCCTTCGCCTATCTTGGCTTAATAGATGTGACAGGATCGTACGTCATTGGTGATCAGGTTGTACCGGGCTACACACCAATCACGCTGGACAACCCCAGCTTGAAATGGGAAACAACTAACCAGACAGATATTGGTCTTGATGCGAGCTTTCTAAACTCCCGATTGACTATTGCGGCAGACTATTACGCAAAGAAAACAGTAGGACTTTTACTTGATTCGCGTGTACCTTATAGTTCGGGATATGCCAAAGTCCTCAGGAACCTTGGCGATCTACAGAACAAAGGTTTTGAATTTGAATTAAGTAGCCGGAATTTTGTCCAGGACTTCAAATGGAATACAACCCTAACCTTTGGTCTCAATCGCAACAAAGTTCTGAATATTGATGGCGGCACCTATTACGATGGTGATATCGACGGTCGTGGAAACAGTACCATCGCCAAAGAAGGTCTTGCTTTAGGTACCTTCTGGGGTTACGTAGCCAAGGGTGTCAATCCAGAAACCGGCGATATGATCTATCAGATGGCTGATCCCGATGCAGGCCTTCAGACGAGCGATATGGCTGTTATTGGTAATGCCACACCTAAATTTTCTTACGGGATGACAAACGATTTCAGTTACAAGAACTTTAATTTATCTTTTTTCTTGCAAGGTGTACAGGGTAACGACATCCTCAATGCAACACGTATTTATACAGAAGGTATGTGGGAGCCTCGAAACCAAAGTGCAGCAGTCCTTAACCGCTGGAGTCCAACAAATAAAAACAGCACGATGCCACGTCCCGATTTAAACACCACGGAGGATAATTACAACACCAAAATCTCTTCCCGATTTGTTGAAAAGGGATCCTACCTCCGATTAAAATCGCTAACACTCGGCTATACCATACCCAAACAGGTCCTGGAGAAATGGAAAATTAATAAGCTGCGTTTCTATGTGACCGGTGAAAACCTATTGACTTTTACCAAGTACTCCGGTTTGGATCCCGAGGTCAGTATGTACAGTGCAACCAATCAAGAAGCTGTGAGCTCCAATATGTCTCCGGGTATTGATTTCGGTACTTCACCACAGGCACGCACCTTTATTGTTGGTTTAAACTTAACCTTTTAA
- a CDS encoding RagB/SusD family nutrient uptake outer membrane protein: protein MRSNLYTSLTIALMASLSFTSCKKFLDVQPTSTVTSENAYLTGDNIEKAMNGAYNSFIGNGTRPGSNANYYQWEMILQTDIRSDNAHAAGGGEIDFGQIDFNTITNTNDMVRRDWEELYGAISKCNIVIDNVGKVTDPTFSEERRKQILGEASFLRAFHYYQLVKLYGGVPLEKHSNSTDPEVIRIKRSTVEEVYDFIDSDLQVAVNNLPNGFGQPSIDKVRATKGAANALLTKIWAQRPDRDYNKVLQYANAVINGKGGYQLLQNYADLFDGAHNYNNESIIEIPYVAGSPNLSCWGGAFFFPDLDGNGLINENEWRRYGTPSKDLVDAYDKAGDTKRKNANIWFFSVPWADEFWNPCADSNTKIPFNVKQKHANSFQSGDHFYLLRLADIVLLKAEALNALGNSNEAMNTLNIIRHRAGLPDITTGNASQLKSIILNERRLELAFEGQRWDDLNRYGVTVDVMNKLNELKFTCNEGNVSAPTPIKYNFNQNSLLLPIPLLEMQANPSLTQNPGY from the coding sequence ATGAGATCTAATCTATATACGTCGCTCACAATAGCCTTAATGGCATCCCTATCCTTCACTTCCTGTAAGAAGTTTTTGGATGTACAACCAACATCTACCGTAACCAGTGAAAATGCTTACCTGACAGGTGATAATATCGAAAAAGCGATGAATGGCGCTTACAACTCATTCATCGGAAATGGCACAAGACCAGGAAGTAATGCCAATTACTACCAATGGGAGATGATTTTACAAACTGATATCCGCTCTGACAATGCACACGCTGCGGGTGGTGGCGAGATTGACTTTGGGCAAATTGATTTCAACACCATCACCAATACCAATGATATGGTACGCAGGGACTGGGAAGAATTATATGGAGCCATTTCAAAATGTAATATTGTCATTGACAATGTGGGAAAAGTCACTGACCCCACCTTTTCAGAAGAGCGGCGTAAACAAATTTTAGGGGAAGCCTCCTTTTTGAGAGCTTTCCATTACTACCAGCTGGTCAAATTATATGGTGGTGTTCCACTGGAAAAACACTCGAACAGCACAGACCCAGAAGTCATCCGTATCAAAAGATCAACTGTAGAAGAGGTTTATGACTTTATAGATTCGGATTTACAAGTTGCCGTAAACAATCTACCAAACGGATTTGGCCAACCTTCCATCGACAAAGTTCGCGCAACAAAAGGTGCCGCAAATGCCCTCCTGACCAAGATATGGGCACAGCGCCCGGATCGGGATTACAACAAGGTTCTCCAATATGCAAATGCAGTAATTAACGGAAAAGGTGGCTATCAGCTGCTTCAAAACTATGCTGACCTCTTTGATGGCGCACACAACTACAACAATGAGTCAATTATAGAAATCCCATATGTTGCCGGAAGTCCCAATTTAAGTTGTTGGGGAGGTGCCTTCTTTTTCCCCGATCTGGATGGGAATGGACTGATCAATGAAAATGAATGGCGCAGATATGGCACTCCTTCTAAAGATCTTGTAGATGCTTATGACAAAGCGGGTGACACCAAACGAAAAAATGCCAATATCTGGTTCTTTTCTGTCCCTTGGGCTGATGAGTTTTGGAACCCTTGTGCTGATAGCAATACCAAAATCCCCTTTAATGTCAAGCAAAAACACGCCAATAGTTTTCAGAGTGGAGACCATTTCTACCTGCTCCGTCTGGCAGATATTGTTTTGTTAAAGGCTGAAGCTTTAAATGCCTTAGGCAATTCAAACGAAGCAATGAATACCCTTAACATCATCCGTCACCGTGCTGGGCTGCCCGACATCACAACAGGCAACGCAAGTCAGCTGAAATCTATTATACTCAATGAGCGCCGATTGGAACTTGCTTTCGAAGGACAACGTTGGGATGATCTAAATCGCTATGGTGTTACGGTGGACGTTATGAACAAGCTGAACGAGCTCAAGTTTACCTGTAACGAAGGAAATGTAAGTGCCCCTACTCCAATAAAATATAATTTTAACCAAAATAGCCTCCTACTACCAATACCATTATTGGAAATGCAGGCAAACCCTAGCCTGACTCAAAATCCAGGCTATTAG
- a CDS encoding heparan-alpha-glucosaminide N-acetyltransferase domain-containing protein: MNRFKSLDIFRGFTVAAMILVNNPGNYHHVYPQLEHSAWHGCTFTDLIFPFFLFAVGNSMAFSLKKIEEIPSAVFLKKISKRFLLLFLIGFLLNIFPFVEWNSQHQLEWLPMEKYRYFGVLQRIALCYFCSALLIYYLKDKGAVITSIFLLLFYWLICYIANPNDPYSLEGWFGTAFDVKLFGASHLYHGEGKAFDPEDIWSAPAAISQTVFGYITGKYIIQRLAGKKELIRLFAWGLALIVAGYLWSFAFPINKKIWTSSYCLFTTGIALAFLSLLIYLIEFLKIKGPLYSVFDDFGKNTLFIYCLSGIVPSLCALILIPNTKQNLWDFSYHAIFGNWTNQALGSVLFALFFVFLNCLVALFLRKKNIYIKI, translated from the coding sequence ATGAACCGCTTTAAATCATTAGACATATTTCGTGGATTTACCGTTGCAGCCATGATACTGGTCAATAATCCAGGAAATTACCACCATGTATATCCGCAGCTGGAACATTCCGCTTGGCATGGCTGTACATTTACAGATCTTATTTTCCCCTTTTTCCTGTTCGCCGTAGGAAATTCAATGGCTTTCTCTTTAAAAAAAATAGAAGAAATCCCATCTGCGGTATTTCTAAAAAAAATCAGCAAAAGATTTCTATTATTATTTCTGATCGGCTTCTTATTAAATATTTTCCCTTTTGTGGAATGGAATAGCCAGCATCAGCTGGAGTGGCTGCCCATGGAAAAATACCGCTACTTTGGTGTTTTACAACGTATTGCCTTATGCTATTTTTGCAGTGCACTATTAATCTATTACCTCAAAGACAAGGGAGCCGTTATCACGAGTATCTTTCTGCTACTTTTCTATTGGTTAATCTGCTATATAGCCAACCCCAATGATCCCTATAGCTTGGAAGGATGGTTTGGAACGGCTTTCGACGTCAAGCTTTTCGGTGCATCTCACCTTTATCATGGTGAAGGTAAAGCATTTGATCCCGAAGATATCTGGAGCGCACCCGCTGCAATCAGTCAAACTGTTTTTGGTTATATTACCGGAAAATATATTATTCAAAGATTAGCGGGAAAGAAAGAGTTGATCAGGCTATTTGCCTGGGGACTGGCCTTGATTGTAGCCGGATATTTATGGTCTTTTGCCTTCCCCATCAATAAAAAGATCTGGACCAGCAGTTATTGCCTATTCACAACCGGGATAGCCTTAGCTTTTCTGAGTCTGTTAATTTATCTGATTGAATTTCTAAAGATCAAAGGTCCGCTATACAGTGTGTTTGACGACTTTGGTAAGAACACACTTTTCATCTATTGTCTGAGTGGAATTGTTCCCAGCCTATGTGCCCTTATTTTGATACCAAATACAAAACAAAACCTCTGGGATTTTAGCTATCATGCGATATTTGGAAACTGGACAAACCAAGCACTGGGATCAGTATTATTCGCCCTGTTCTTTGTTTTCCTCAATTGTTTAGTAGCCTTATTCCTCCGAAAAAAGAATATCTACATCAAAATCTAG